The genomic stretch TATTATTTGCTTTCCGAACACTCGCGGCATAACCATTTGAGCAGAAAACTCTAGGTTTGAACTCCGTAAAGGGTTGCGAGTAGGATCTTGTTGAGCTGCTCGGTTGAGCGCTGTGTAAAAGTTAATGTTAAATTCTAATCGTTCTGCGCGCCTGAATGTATTTCGGTTACGGAATATCAATCCGTTACCTAAATCTATGTTATTTGCATTACTATTGTTGGCATTATTACTATTGCGTGAATTGATATACGGGCGATATTGATATTCATTGCGATGATGTAAAGTTAAGTCTACAATTACATTCAAAAGTTGAGGTCTTTTGGATTTTTCAAAGTTAATTTTAACATTGCGAAACATGTTTAAGAGGTCTAAGCGCCCTTGTACTAGGTTTTTCTGCTCAATAGAATAAGGTTGAAGGTGAGGAAAAGATATTTTTTCTCGCAATAGGTCTAACTTGATTCGGTGAGTATGCCCAATAATAATAAGGTTATCTACTCTTAATGTATCTTGGAGCATTTTGCGGTCATATTCTTTTTTGAACAAAGGGACTTTTGCACGCAAAATACCTTCCATAAATACTGCACGGGCTTCAATAGCAGCTGGTTCGTCATGACGCCACTGGGGGTACTTTTGATTAAGTAAATGATGCTTATGCAAAAAACTACGTTGCCATAACCAAAAAGAATAAAGGTTAATCATAGCTTCTCGTTCTGTGCTGCTAAGAGGATCGGCAATAATCGTTTTACCTTTTTTAAGTCTCTTTTTCTTACGTTTAGAAAGGTTTTTATACATTTCATCATCTATTGCAGCAGCATCCAAGCGGAGTTTACCTAAAATCTCTTTTCGGGCTTGTTTGGGTACAGGGGCATATAGGGTATCCACAGTATTTTGCCAATATTTTGCAAAAGCGGGTGAAATGAGCGAAAGCACAGAATCAGCATCACGTTTGACGCGCAAGCGGATAGCTTCAATAGTATCCCTTTGACTTACAAAACCAAAATAGTCTAAATTATGAAAATCCGCAGCATACCTGCGATAAGGCTGCCATTTCTTATACAAATTGACAATACTTGTGTCGGGATGTCTAGATAAAATTTTTCTCAAACGGCGTGAAGGATGAAACTCATAATTGATTAACGAACCTCTGTAATCCCGTATGTACACTTTTACACTATCATACAGCCAAGGGGACAAGCGCTCCTCTGTATCTTGAATATTTATGTATAAAATAGCCACACATGGCTGCGATACATTGATGGTATCTACCCATACAGAAAAAGCATTCTTAGTATAAAAATAGTATCCTCTATTTTTAAGCTCGTTGTAAATTCTATCTCGCTCCGCAGAAATTTTATCTTCATTATAGATGTCGCCTGCTTTTATCTCTGCTTTGGGCAATGTGCTCTGAATGATAGCATTAACATCTTCGTCTTTACATACATATACAACTTTTTCTATCCGGGTAGGTTGATTGAGTTCAATACGATAGACTAAGTTTGTCATTTTTTTAGGGAATAGACCTTTTTTAGTGGTATCTATGATGCCTACTTTTGCTCTAAAAAAGCCATGCTGCGCTAAATATTTTTGTATAATGGGAAGTCGCGAAAGGTTAGCCAAACGGTCATAAACGATAGGTTTTTCTCCTACTTTATTTATTAGCCAGTTGGGAATTCTGCGCTCTGTATTTGGAAAGCGGATACCTATTTTATACAAAACTACCTTAGGACGAAGCAGAACTATTTTTCCAAACCCAATTTGACTGTGTGCATGCTGTGCAGATAGGGCTAGTATATTGCTGGTGCTTGGCAGCTCACTTTTAGCAACCCATTTCTTTTGATATGCCATTTGAACATTTACGGTTTTAAGCAGCGTTTGACCTTTTGGAGTAGGCGTTAGTCTAAAACAACCTAAATGAAAAGAACTGACTATACTCAAACACAGCCAAAAAATAGGTTTAAGCTGTTTCATGTTGGCGTTTTTGGTGGTAGCTTATGGCAGTTTGAGAAATAGAAATAGCCAAAGTAGCATCATCATCTAATAGTTTATTTTCTAAAAGATGGGCAAGATATTGATGCATTTTTTGATTAAGTCTTTCTTTTGTAAGCGGTAAAGGTTTGAGATATTCGTAGAGAATGGATATGGTTTTTTGTCCCTGTATCCAAATATTGTCTTTGCTATCCTTCCCGATTTGAACTTGGTCGTTAGAAAATATGCCATCCGTACAGATGACTAATATATCCCCATACCATTGATTGTCTTTGGATATTCGTAAAGTTGTGGGCAAATATTCGGTAGTAGTACTTTGAGGAGAGAGAAATTTGTACAGCGCTTCCCTACCTTGTGCATTTTGTACAGTGTGCGGATTAAGGTAATTGATAGCGTTCCAGGGCAGGTATTGAGTATTTTGGAAGTGGTCAAAGTTGCCACGAATATGAAAAATTCCTCCATTGCCACAGTAGCCACAAATAAATTCATCATCTATTTCCACAGCTACAATTAACGTGGTACCAAATAAATCTATATCAACAGGTTGTATGTTGTTTTGATGCAAATATTGGTTGGCTTTTTTGCTTAAAAAGTTCTGTGCGTACGTAAAAGCTTCAAACATATCAAATGATTGTACAGAGTTTTTTTGAGTATATTCTGCAATAGCTTGGCAGGCAAATTGAGCAGCTAATTCTGCAAACTCAAAAGAACCTATTCCATCTGCTACAGCCATTACTTTATAGTTTTGAGTATGTCCTATCCAGCTAGCATCTTGGTTTTTAGCTGCACCTTTCGGCGTAATTGTAGCACTGCTTACTATCATATAGAATAGGGCAAAAATAATAAACCTTGTAAAAAATACATGTACCTTCTTTGAGGTTTTTTAGATTTACGTCATCTTTTAATGCAAATTATATTTTTATTTGTAACTAAATGATAGAGCGTTGCGTTTAAGTAAAAGAGGTTAAGTTTGATTGATTGGGCGAGGGGGTCTATCTGTACAAGATAATCCCCTTGTTTTTATTTTTATACATCTTTGAACTTGGACAGCGTTTCCCTTTCTTTTTTGGTAAGACTGTGAATGCCTTTTTCTAAAATTTTGTCTAAAATTCGGTCTATCTCTTCTTGTGTAGGGATTTCGTCATCATTTTGTGAAGATACTTGTACTCTTTCTATATGCTCTGAAATATATCCTGCTTTACTTTGATACTCCACAGAATAAGCAGAGTGGACAATTTTCATACCTTTTTTTCGAGTTCTGTATTGTTTTAATTGAGCAAAAAAACGTTGAAAAGGCATGTAAATATCTATTCCCCTTTTTAGTAACGTAATATACAAAAAACCCCATATTGCTCCGCCAATATGGGCTATGTGTCCGCCCGCATTGTTACCTCCAATCATTAAAAAATCAATGGCAAATACAATTAAAGTAAACCATTTCATTTTAATCTCTCCAAACAAAAACAAAACTATTCGCTGATTAGGGATTAAAGTAGCTAACGCCGTTAAAATAGCCATTACCCCAGCGCTTGCACCTACGGCATAAGAATAACTTATAGTCGGCTTAAAAACAGGAAAAACATTGAAAGCAATCATGAACAACATTCCCCCCAATAGCCCACCAAAAACATAAGTGTACCAAACTTTTGTATCTCCTTGGTATTCAGATAAGGACTTTCCTAACCAATATAACCAAAGCATGTTAAATAAAATATGAAAAATACCTGCGTGCAAAAACATGTAAGTAACTAATGACCAAGGTTGTTGTGCAAGCTGCATAAAACTAGCAGGCAATTGTACATACTTGATGTAATAGCGATAAATCTCAAGCTTATTAAATAAGAAAAAAAACACGTAAAGAGCTCCTGTAATCAAAAAAGTAGCTACGTTAATCAGAATAATTTGATTGACGGCTTTCGAGCCCATATTCATGAACAAGTAAAACTCCCTTCTGATATTCATACCAATTTTTACAAAAATACCAATTTTTAGGATAAAAGTCAATCTATGAAGTTGTTTTTTAAGTAACCGTTTTATCTTTACTTTTGTGCCATGCTGATAGCAGAATTAGTTCAAAAGAGAGTAAATTTACCTCTGCATTCAGTTCAAGCTACGATTGCGCTCTTAGAGGATGGTGCTACTGTGCCTTTTATTGCGCGGTATCGTAAAGAGCGTACAGATGGCATGGATGAAGACCAGATTCGATCAATTGAAAGTGCTTTGAAATATGTCAAGCAGCTTCAAGAGCGTAAAGAAACTATCCTCAACACTATCCGAGAGCAGAATAAACTTACTCCCGAATTAGAACTACAAATTATACATTGCGATAATCTTACAGAGTTAGAAGACCTTTACTTGCCCTACAAACCTAAGCGCAAAACCAAAGGAGCTATTGCTATTGAAAATGGACTTTTGCCCTTAGCCGAAAAAGTACTAGACACACAACTACTAGAAGGTAATAAAAATGAAATAATTGCTCAATTTCTCAATGATAAAGTAAAAGACACAAAGCAAGCTTTAGAAGGTGCAATGTATATTGTTATGGAGCAGATCTCTGACCGTGCAGACCTTCGCCAATGGATACGCAATTTTGTCCAAAAAGAAGGTATCTTAACTTGCACGAAAAAAGAGAATACCGTAGAGGATGCTTACAAATACGAAATTTACTTTAAGTTCAAAGACAATATCCCAAATCTTAAACCTCATCAAATTTTAGCCATTAACAGAGCAGAAAAAGAAGGTGTGCTTGAAGTAAACATTGAAACAGACATAGAAACCATCATTTACTATGTGCAAACTAAACTAAAATACAATCCAAAAGCAATTTTTGCAGAAACGCTTGCCCAAGCAATTAAATACAGCATAAAATACTCTATCTTACCCGCTATTGAACGAGAAATTCGTTCTGCTATGACCGAAAAAGCTGACTTACACGCAATTGAAGTATTTGCAAAAAATTTACGCAACCTATTACTTCAACCCCCTTTGTTAGATAAAATTATCATGGGCATAGACCCTGGTTATGTTTCAGGATGTAAAGTAGCCGTAATAGATAAAAACGGAGATTACTTGGCAGGAGATACAATTTACCCTGTTCCACCCAAAGCTAAAATTTTTGAATCTGAACAAATTGTTAAAGATTTGATTGAAAAATACAAAGTAGACGTAATTGCCATCGGAAATGGAACGGCTAGCCGTGAAACAGAACAATTTATTGCTAACATGATAAAAAAATACAACCTTTCTGTGCATTATACTATTGTTAATGAAGCAGGGGCATCGGTATATTCTGCATCGCCATTAGCAAAAGAGGAATTCCCAGACTTAGAAGCCGCACAACGTGGTAATATCAGTATTGCTCGCCGACTACTTGACCCCTTAGCCGAACTTGTAAAAATTGACCCTAAATCTATTGGTGTAGGTATGTATCAGCATGATGTGAATCAAACTCTGCTCAAAGAAAAATTAGAGGATGTTGTAGAGTCTTGTGTCAATCATGTAGGTGTAGATGTAAATACTGCATCGGTTAGTCTTTTAAGTTATGTTTCAGGGCTTAATGCACGAATAGCTAAAAATATCGTTAGTTATAGGCAGAAAATCAAGCGGTTTACAAATAGACGGCAACTTTTAGAAGTTCCTGGCTTAGGCGAAAAAGTATTTGAGCAAGCCGCAGGATTCTTACGTATACGAGCAGGTGATAATCCTTTGGATAACACTAACATTCACCCCGAAAGCTACGATGCTGTACGCAAAATAGCCGAATACTACCAAATTCCGATTGAAAACTTCAAAGCCTTAGCAGAGAGGTTAATGTCTATCAAAAAATCAGAATGCGATAAGTTATGTAAAATAGCAGGTATTGGTTTACCTACATTACTTTTAATTCGCGATAATTTAGCCAAGCCAGGTCGTGATCCACGTGAGGACATGCCTGGTCCTATTCTTCGTTCAGATGTGTTGACTATTGATGACCTAAAAGAGGGTATGGAACTTACAGGTACAGTGCGGAATGTGGTAGATTTTGGCGCTTTTGTGGATATAGGTGTTAAAAACGATGCGTTATTACATATTTCTAAAATGGGCAGAGGAAGCTTTGTCAAAAGTCCTTATGAGGTTGTACAGGTTGGTGATATTATTCAGGTGAGCATAGAAAGCATTGACAGAGTTAAGCAAAAAGTTTCATTAAGACTCATTTAATTGAATTTGGACTACTTGTCTTTGAGTTTAGTTTATTGTGCAGGTCTGAAATAATTTGATTTTTTGGGCGTGCCCCTTGCTGACGCAAGGGTCGGGGCATTCCGCACTGCGCTTCGCTTCGGTGCTTCGCTAACGCTACGCACTGCCTAACGGCATGCTCCATGCCCCTCACGCAATTGACCTGTGCAGTTATGTCTTTACCTTGTTTAAGCTTGAAGTACAAGTAGTTACAAGCTAAAACTTTGCATAAAGTAAAATAAAATCATCCTTTGAAGTTTATTTATGTGAAGCACAAAGGGGCAGAGGTTAGTTCTGTGCAGGGGCGAGCTCACAGGGCGTTTGGTTGTGGCGGAACTCCTACAACCAAACGCCCTAAAAATTAACCTTCAATCGCTGTGTGGAGATCTCTTACTTATACAAAAATAGCTGCAAAGGTAAAGCCCTTGCAGCCGTCGCAG from Bacteroidia bacterium encodes the following:
- a CDS encoding outer membrane protein assembly factor, which translates into the protein MSIVSSFHLGCFRLTPTPKGQTLLKTVNVQMAYQKKWVAKSELPSTSNILALSAQHAHSQIGFGKIVLLRPKVVLYKIGIRFPNTERRIPNWLINKVGEKPIVYDRLANLSRLPIIQKYLAQHGFFRAKVGIIDTTKKGLFPKKMTNLVYRIELNQPTRIEKVVYVCKDEDVNAIIQSTLPKAEIKAGDIYNEDKISAERDRIYNELKNRGYYFYTKNAFSVWVDTINVSQPCVAILYINIQDTEERLSPWLYDSVKVYIRDYRGSLINYEFHPSRRLRKILSRHPDTSIVNLYKKWQPYRRYAADFHNLDYFGFVSQRDTIEAIRLRVKRDADSVLSLISPAFAKYWQNTVDTLYAPVPKQARKEILGKLRLDAAAIDDEMYKNLSKRKKKRLKKGKTIIADPLSSTEREAMINLYSFWLWQRSFLHKHHLLNQKYPQWRHDEPAAIEARAVFMEGILRAKVPLFKKEYDRKMLQDTLRVDNLIIIGHTHRIKLDLLREKISFPHLQPYSIEQKNLVQGRLDLLNMFRNVKINFEKSKRPQLLNVIVDLTLHHRNEYQYRPYINSRNSNNANNSNANNIDLGNGLIFRNRNTFRRAERLEFNINFYTALNRAAQQDPTRNPLRSSNLEFSAQMVMPRVFGKQIIDPIVNLFRKKENRHNLFLNPYTTINTKLIFESRQNYIRTRLTGIVNYEWLHHRFARSSFSPVVMSYVNPRLYANFYTDLNLAARNIYPTDSIRQLNYKQQVLLDFSPTILTAARYTYTYNDYTSGVNRKIAYFFSGTIEVGNNLAYWIDTYQLKKDSSKTDLRIANRLFFSQYVKTAIEFRWYMPIYEKFIFAMRIAGGWATPYNRSYFIPYDQRFFLGGSNSLRGWAPRTVGPGSAGTVNTPFIDQGGEIMMESNIEIRRKLFEAGGIFYGGLFFDIGNTWYNPINKHKSPTHVRSEAIFDIDRFAQELASDVGFGLRMDFSFLLIRLDLAYRVTDPAEPLGSRYVLNKRFSQTFRRKPAGLMRQSWGPQFNLGLGLPF
- a CDS encoding protein phosphatase 2C domain-containing protein, whose product is MIVSSATITPKGAAKNQDASWIGHTQNYKVMAVADGIGSFEFAELAAQFACQAIAEYTQKNSVQSFDMFEAFTYAQNFLSKKANQYLHQNNIQPVDIDLFGTTLIVAVEIDDEFICGYCGNGGIFHIRGNFDHFQNTQYLPWNAINYLNPHTVQNAQGREALYKFLSPQSTTTEYLPTTLRISKDNQWYGDILVICTDGIFSNDQVQIGKDSKDNIWIQGQKTISILYEYLKPLPLTKERLNQKMHQYLAHLLENKLLDDDATLAISISQTAISYHQKRQHETA
- a CDS encoding rhomboid family intramembrane serine protease produces the protein MGSKAVNQIILINVATFLITGALYVFFFLFNKLEIYRYYIKYVQLPASFMQLAQQPWSLVTYMFLHAGIFHILFNMLWLYWLGKSLSEYQGDTKVWYTYVFGGLLGGMLFMIAFNVFPVFKPTISYSYAVGASAGVMAILTALATLIPNQRIVLFLFGEIKMKWFTLIVFAIDFLMIGGNNAGGHIAHIGGAIWGFLYITLLKRGIDIYMPFQRFFAQLKQYRTRKKGMKIVHSAYSVEYQSKAGYISEHIERVQVSSQNDDEIPTQEEIDRILDKILEKGIHSLTKKERETLSKFKDV
- a CDS encoding RNA-binding transcriptional accessory protein; protein product: MLIAELVQKRVNLPLHSVQATIALLEDGATVPFIARYRKERTDGMDEDQIRSIESALKYVKQLQERKETILNTIREQNKLTPELELQIIHCDNLTELEDLYLPYKPKRKTKGAIAIENGLLPLAEKVLDTQLLEGNKNEIIAQFLNDKVKDTKQALEGAMYIVMEQISDRADLRQWIRNFVQKEGILTCTKKENTVEDAYKYEIYFKFKDNIPNLKPHQILAINRAEKEGVLEVNIETDIETIIYYVQTKLKYNPKAIFAETLAQAIKYSIKYSILPAIEREIRSAMTEKADLHAIEVFAKNLRNLLLQPPLLDKIIMGIDPGYVSGCKVAVIDKNGDYLAGDTIYPVPPKAKIFESEQIVKDLIEKYKVDVIAIGNGTASRETEQFIANMIKKYNLSVHYTIVNEAGASVYSASPLAKEEFPDLEAAQRGNISIARRLLDPLAELVKIDPKSIGVGMYQHDVNQTLLKEKLEDVVESCVNHVGVDVNTASVSLLSYVSGLNARIAKNIVSYRQKIKRFTNRRQLLEVPGLGEKVFEQAAGFLRIRAGDNPLDNTNIHPESYDAVRKIAEYYQIPIENFKALAERLMSIKKSECDKLCKIAGIGLPTLLLIRDNLAKPGRDPREDMPGPILRSDVLTIDDLKEGMELTGTVRNVVDFGAFVDIGVKNDALLHISKMGRGSFVKSPYEVVQVGDIIQVSIESIDRVKQKVSLRLI